A genomic stretch from Candidatus Nitrotoga arctica includes:
- the dksA gene encoding RNA polymerase-binding protein DksA encodes MSVQPTKTVAPYKTKKGETYMNPKQLDHFRSILNNIKLGLGEDIDRTVHSMQDDATVFADPNDRASQESDMTLELRNRDRESKLIKKINEMLAKINSGDYGYCENCGIEIGLNRLEARPTATLCIDCKTLDEIREKQVAK; translated from the coding sequence ATGTCGGTACAACCCACAAAGACCGTTGCCCCTTACAAAACAAAAAAGGGGGAAACTTATATGAACCCTAAGCAACTGGATCATTTCCGCAGCATTCTGAACAACATCAAGCTTGGTCTGGGTGAAGACATTGACCGTACGGTACACTCCATGCAGGACGATGCCACTGTGTTTGCCGATCCGAATGATCGCGCAAGTCAAGAATCAGACATGACTTTAGAGCTGCGTAATCGTGATCGTGAGAGTAAGCTGATTAAGAAGATCAACGAAATGTTGGCCAAAATAAACAGCGGTGATTATGGATATTGTGAAAATTGTGGCATAGAAATTGGATTGAACCGCTTGGAAGCACGACCGACTGCTACATTATGCATAGATTGCAAAACGCTGGATGAGATCCGCGAAAAACAAGTCGCAAAATAA
- the galE gene encoding UDP-glucose 4-epimerase GalE, translated as MILVTGGTGYIGSHTVVELMLAGFEILIVDNFCNSKATVLDRIERIVRRRPGFVEADTRDRQAMQALFARHKFDAVIHFAGLKAVGESVAQPLRYYDNNVYGSLVLFEMMAEARVKTLVFSSSATVYGDPATVPILENFPLGATNPYGRSKLMVEEVLRDLAIADPSWRIALLRYFNPVGAHESGLIGEDPTDIPNNLLPYIAQVAQGRREALSIYGDDYPTIDGTGMRDYIHVVDLAIGHVKTLEKLVDQTGVATYNLGTGRSNSVLEMVRAFEQASGRNIPYKIVGRRPGDIAICYADTTLAERDLGWRAERTIAQMCADSWRWQSLGNLDKL; from the coding sequence ATGATTTTAGTAACAGGTGGAACCGGTTATATCGGCTCGCATACGGTTGTTGAGTTGATGTTGGCTGGATTCGAGATTTTGATTGTTGACAATTTTTGTAACAGCAAGGCAACGGTTCTTGATCGTATTGAGCGTATTGTTAGACGTCGACCGGGATTTGTAGAAGCTGATACTCGTGATCGGCAAGCGATGCAGGCACTCTTTGCACGGCATAAGTTTGATGCGGTAATCCATTTTGCTGGTTTGAAAGCGGTAGGCGAATCTGTGGCACAACCGTTACGCTACTATGACAATAATGTCTATGGCAGTTTGGTGTTGTTTGAGATGATGGCCGAGGCGCGGGTAAAAACACTGGTTTTTTCTTCTTCTGCAACAGTTTACGGTGATCCTGCTACCGTTCCAATTTTGGAAAATTTTCCGCTTGGTGCGACCAATCCATATGGTAGAAGCAAACTGATGGTCGAGGAGGTGCTCCGTGATCTTGCGATAGCTGATCCTTCATGGCGAATTGCGTTGCTTCGTTATTTTAATCCTGTAGGCGCGCATGAAAGCGGATTGATTGGAGAGGATCCCACTGATATTCCGAATAATCTGCTTCCTTATATTGCCCAAGTAGCGCAAGGTCGGCGTGAGGCGTTGTCGATTTATGGTGATGATTATCCAACCATTGATGGTACTGGTATGAGAGATTATATTCATGTCGTTGATCTTGCTATTGGTCATGTCAAGACTCTGGAAAAGCTGGTTGATCAGACTGGGGTGGCCACCTATAATTTGGGCACGGGGCGGAGTAATAGCGTGTTGGAGATGGTGCGCGCATTTGAGCAAGCCAGTGGGCGGAACATACCCTACAAAATAGTGGGGCGTCGCCCAGGAGATATCGCTATATGTTACGCAGATACTACGCTAGCGGAACGCGATCTGGGTTGGAGAGCGGAGCGAACTATAGCGCAGATGTGTGCTGACTCTTGGAGATGGCAGTCGTTAGGAAACCTCGATAAACTTTGA
- the sucD gene encoding succinate--CoA ligase subunit alpha — protein sequence MSILINKDTKVMTQGMTGKVGQFHTLHCKNYANGANCFVAGVTPGKAGQSYEGIPIFNSVMEASAQTGATVSVIYVPPPFAAAAIDEAVEAGLELVICITEGIPVHDMLRTRYKMQGKKTLLIGPNCPGLITPDEIKIGIMPGHIHRKGRIGVVSRSGTLTYEAVWQLTELGFGQSSCVGIGGDPINGMKHLSVMKLFNDDPETDAVVMVGEIGGSDEEECARWIKSNMQKPVVGFIAGITAPPGKRMGHAGAIISGGQGGAEDKLAVMEECGIHITRNPAEMGKVMKHVLK from the coding sequence ATGTCCATTCTTATCAATAAAGATACTAAAGTAATGACGCAAGGTATGACTGGCAAAGTTGGTCAGTTTCATACATTACATTGTAAGAATTATGCAAATGGAGCGAATTGTTTTGTCGCTGGAGTGACTCCCGGCAAGGCCGGACAAAGCTATGAGGGTATTCCAATATTCAACAGCGTAATGGAAGCTAGCGCGCAAACTGGGGCAACGGTCTCAGTGATTTACGTACCTCCTCCCTTTGCTGCTGCGGCGATTGACGAGGCGGTGGAAGCAGGGCTGGAGCTGGTGATATGCATCACAGAAGGCATACCCGTACATGACATGCTACGCACGCGTTACAAAATGCAGGGCAAGAAGACACTGCTGATTGGCCCGAATTGTCCAGGACTGATTACACCGGACGAAATCAAAATTGGCATCATGCCCGGGCACATTCACCGCAAGGGACGTATTGGCGTAGTGTCACGTTCGGGAACGTTGACTTACGAAGCGGTCTGGCAGCTGACTGAACTGGGCTTCGGGCAATCTTCCTGTGTCGGAATAGGCGGCGATCCGATCAATGGCATGAAGCATTTGTCTGTAATGAAATTATTCAACGATGACCCGGAGACCGATGCTGTGGTGATGGTGGGCGAAATTGGTGGCAGTGATGAAGAAGAATGCGCGCGCTGGATTAAGAGCAATATGCAAAAACCTGTGGTCGGTTTTATTGCTGGGATTACCGCGCCGCCTGGTAAGCGTATGGGACATGCTGGTGCAATTATTTCCGGGGGTCAGGGTGGTGCCGAGGACAAATTGGCCGTGATGGAAGAATGTGGCATACACATCACGCGCAACCCGGCTGAAATGGGCAAAGTGATGAAACATGTTTTAAAATGA
- the sucC gene encoding ADP-forming succinate--CoA ligase subunit beta, which translates to MKIHEYQAKEILRQYGVPTPRGSVCYSVDEAIAVAQQLGGPVWVVKAQIHAGGRGQGGGVKVVNSVQDVGTRAGEILGMQLVTHQTNADGQLVRRLLIEEGVQIAKEYYVGMVIDRSKQRVVLMASSEGGMEIEAVAAYSPEKIHKVWINPSSGLIDAEVDAVARQIGIPSAALAQARACFQGLYQAFVEKDAMLAEINPLVLTVDQNLLALDAKINFDSNALFRHSEIVALRDLDEEDPAEVEASQFGLSYISLNGNIGCLVNGAGLAMATMDIIKLYGGMPANFLDVGGGASKEKVTEAFKLMLRNPNLCAILVNIFGGIMKCDVIAEGVVAAAREVHLKVPLVVRLEGTNVDLGKKILAESGLPIISAGDMADAAAKVVTAAKGA; encoded by the coding sequence ATGAAAATTCACGAATATCAGGCTAAAGAAATCCTCCGCCAGTATGGCGTGCCGACTCCACGCGGATCGGTGTGTTACAGCGTGGATGAGGCCATTGCCGTCGCACAGCAGTTGGGTGGCCCGGTGTGGGTGGTGAAGGCGCAGATTCATGCCGGTGGGCGTGGCCAGGGTGGCGGGGTTAAGGTAGTGAATTCGGTGCAGGATGTTGGTACGCGTGCTGGAGAGATTCTTGGCATGCAATTGGTTACACATCAGACTAATGCTGATGGACAATTGGTCAGACGCCTGCTAATTGAGGAGGGCGTGCAGATTGCAAAAGAATATTACGTAGGAATGGTAATCGATCGAAGCAAGCAGCGTGTCGTGCTTATGGCCAGTAGCGAGGGAGGAATGGAAATTGAGGCAGTCGCTGCGTATTCCCCTGAAAAAATTCACAAGGTCTGGATAAACCCTTCGTCGGGACTGATTGATGCTGAGGTAGATGCTGTGGCGCGGCAGATTGGCATTCCAAGTGCAGCACTTGCTCAGGCGCGTGCCTGTTTTCAAGGCTTGTACCAGGCTTTCGTGGAAAAGGATGCGATGCTGGCGGAGATCAATCCGCTCGTGCTAACTGTGGATCAGAATTTATTGGCGTTAGATGCAAAAATTAATTTCGACAGTAATGCGTTATTTCGTCATTCAGAAATTGTGGCGCTACGCGATCTGGATGAAGAAGACCCAGCCGAAGTTGAAGCATCACAATTCGGCCTTAGCTATATCTCACTGAATGGCAACATTGGCTGCTTGGTGAATGGTGCCGGGTTAGCCATGGCGACTATGGATATCATCAAGTTGTATGGTGGCATGCCCGCAAATTTTCTTGACGTAGGGGGGGGGGCCAGCAAGGAAAAAGTAACTGAAGCATTCAAATTGATGTTGAGAAATCCAAATTTGTGCGCGATATTGGTAAATATATTCGGCGGAATCATGAAGTGCGATGTGATTGCCGAAGGAGTGGTGGCAGCGGCGCGCGAAGTCCATTTGAAAGTACCATTAGTGGTGCGTCTGGAAGGCACTAACGTTGATCTCGGGAAAAAAATTCTGGCTGAATCTGGCCTGCCAATTATTTCTGCCGGGGATATGGCAGATGCGGCAGCAAAAGTTGTTACTGCGGCAAAGGGGGCATAA
- the mgtE gene encoding magnesium transporter, which produces MTKNHEPHYTENVQEHLHQVQSLLDKHGLVEMLARKQEMPRQERHELLGNILHKQHLAELQDKLSKLHSSDIAFILEALPIEQRLLVWDLVKADRDGEILIEVSDSVRESLIATMSREELREAAEQLDTDEIADLAHDLPQAVMRDVFKSLTIEEREQLRAAMSYPEDAVGALMDFDMVTIREHVTLEVVSRYLRRFDEMPDHTDQLFVVDRDDIFKGVLPLNRLLVNEPDVPVSRLMLTDTIKLHSDDKAEKAAQAFERYDLVSAPVVEEDGKLVGRVTVNTVMDYIRSESESDILNTAGLRGEEDIFASVWKSVKNRWMWLALNLCTAFFASRVIGEFENTIEKLVALAALMPIVAGIAGNSANQTATIIIRSLALGQLNPANARRLIGKELAIGGLNGLIWGGVAGLFAYFLYKSVLLGVILTGAMVLNLVLGALAGLLIPLTMQRMGRDPAIGSSVMLTAITDSGGFFIFLGLAALFLIH; this is translated from the coding sequence ATGACCAAAAACCACGAACCTCATTACACGGAAAACGTGCAGGAGCATCTGCATCAGGTGCAAAGCCTGCTGGATAAGCACGGGCTGGTCGAAATGCTGGCGCGCAAACAGGAAATGCCACGCCAAGAACGTCACGAATTGTTGGGAAACATACTGCACAAGCAGCATCTAGCCGAGCTGCAAGATAAACTGAGCAAATTGCATTCCTCCGATATCGCCTTTATCTTGGAGGCTCTGCCCATTGAGCAGCGTTTACTGGTATGGGATTTGGTCAAGGCCGATCGTGACGGCGAAATCTTGATCGAAGTTTCCGATTCAGTACGTGAATCATTGATTGCCACCATGAGTCGCGAGGAACTGCGCGAGGCGGCGGAGCAGCTGGATACTGACGAGATTGCCGATTTGGCGCATGATTTGCCGCAGGCAGTGATGCGCGATGTATTTAAATCTCTCACCATTGAAGAGCGCGAGCAATTGCGCGCGGCGATGTCCTATCCGGAAGATGCAGTAGGTGCGCTGATGGATTTCGATATGGTGACCATCCGTGAGCATGTCACGCTGGAAGTAGTGTCACGCTATCTGCGCCGTTTCGACGAGATGCCAGATCATACTGACCAGCTATTCGTAGTAGACAGAGACGATATTTTTAAGGGTGTCTTGCCGCTTAATCGCTTATTAGTAAATGAACCGGACGTGCCCGTAAGCAGGTTGATGTTGACCGATACCATCAAATTGCATTCGGATGACAAGGCGGAGAAAGCAGCACAGGCATTTGAACGTTATGATTTAGTTTCAGCACCCGTGGTAGAAGAGGATGGTAAGCTGGTTGGTCGCGTGACCGTGAATACGGTAATGGACTATATACGTTCAGAATCGGAAAGCGACATTTTGAATACGGCCGGTTTGCGCGGAGAAGAAGATATCTTTGCTTCGGTCTGGAAGAGCGTAAAAAACCGCTGGATGTGGCTGGCGCTCAATCTGTGTACTGCATTCTTTGCCTCTCGCGTGATAGGCGAATTCGAAAATACCATCGAAAAACTTGTCGCACTCGCAGCGCTAATGCCTATCGTGGCAGGTATCGCTGGCAACTCGGCAAACCAGACCGCCACTATTATCATCCGCTCGCTGGCGCTGGGGCAGCTTAACCCAGCGAATGCAAGGCGGCTAATTGGTAAAGAACTCGCCATCGGCGGCCTGAACGGTTTGATTTGGGGCGGTGTAGCTGGATTGTTCGCCTACTTCCTGTATAAAAGTGTACTGCTTGGCGTGATTTTGACTGGCGCCATGGTGCTCAATTTAGTCCTTGGCGCATTAGCTGGTTTACTGATACCGCTGACCATGCAGCGTATGGGACGCGACCCGGCCATCGGTTCCAGCGTAATGCTTACCGCTATCACAGACAGCGGCGGCTTCTTCATTTTCCTAGGGCTCGCTGCTCTATTTTTAATCCATTGA
- a CDS encoding glycosyltransferase, with the protein MYPGNKLTLPLVSVIVRSIGRPELGLALASIARQDYPNVEVIVVDATGGSHPPLPAITWQSGHSIRIVGGHRRLPRPQAANEGLQAVKGEWFCFLDDDDTYDFNFLSSMLSASHAHPEALLIYGRTRVFDETRKVEKLFGSPFNRALMYFGPLFYWQAAIIRSKVIELGCRFDETLEICEDRDFLNQIAEHSNFVFVPVVGFNYHPYLGTSGTGSTATRDIPRMERSENILRSKWSGASSYHTRRLVEMCMGAVRAFHDENFALSRTLFDKTLEAYPDDPSALHGLARLDLHDGQLATAEKLVRRAIEINPSVDEFRMTMALILEASHKYEEALAFARQAGINPTFQATADALARRLPVTARATLPVQPSAAGVQQLGRLAPCPCGSGRRFKECCGAIRPNQEPTMVNANHNSRVTIVMTIRERYSLTIQTLKSILSNTPPIFRLIFVDYLSPIWIQEQLETLARQYGIELVHTEDPLWPNQARIKILDRISSEYTVFIDNDVQVEPGWLEKLVACADETGAGIVGPLYLWGDGKSAPKIHMAGGRLIIYPDIGCDGVIMEEEHQLFNRRPEEVQEQLFRKPCDYVEYHCMLIRTQLLQKHGLLDDGIVSVHEHIDAALAAKRLGYATYMEPAARVNYLAFADFLLEDLPIFRLRWSREAGEQSILNFAKKWGVCDDQRSFGGVRIFLSKHVGHIDPLRANIPPCQEWNTTMRKEELQQTRSGLLDMAIEHGYQAAELALLSKAYFTAQALMTGRYRSCGRPFINHLAGTASVLLRYDFRIEVVMAGLLHAAYTHCPAHPEGKQAAREDVCSKLGGEGNKVERLVRGYTLRGMKSPKNQVEVTDAGRISIFDAEVQMISLANEIDMYLSGETRYSPPRNDEMTPAQLDVASKICEIIGVSGMSRSLQQGRSDNRLPPPFSLLTQQTMSYQLNREHSAIMPCLTTSNSFPSE; encoded by the coding sequence ATGTATCCTGGCAATAAGCTGACTCTACCGTTAGTCTCCGTCATCGTGCGCAGCATAGGGCGGCCGGAACTTGGATTGGCACTGGCATCGATCGCACGGCAGGATTATCCAAACGTTGAGGTCATCGTGGTCGATGCAACTGGCGGGAGCCACCCGCCGTTGCCAGCTATAACCTGGCAATCTGGCCATTCGATACGAATCGTCGGCGGCCACCGCCGTTTGCCGCGACCCCAAGCCGCCAACGAAGGATTGCAAGCCGTAAAGGGTGAGTGGTTCTGCTTTCTGGACGATGACGATACTTACGATTTTAATTTCCTCTCGTCCATGCTAAGTGCCTCCCATGCCCATCCCGAAGCGCTACTGATTTACGGTCGAACCCGAGTGTTTGATGAAACCAGGAAAGTCGAAAAATTGTTTGGCAGCCCATTCAACCGCGCATTGATGTACTTCGGACCATTGTTTTACTGGCAAGCGGCGATTATTCGCAGCAAAGTCATTGAATTGGGCTGCCGCTTTGATGAAACACTTGAAATTTGCGAGGATCGCGATTTTCTGAATCAAATTGCAGAGCACTCCAATTTTGTATTCGTTCCGGTTGTGGGATTCAATTATCATCCCTACTTGGGCACCTCGGGCACCGGTTCCACAGCAACTCGGGATATACCTCGCATGGAACGTTCGGAAAATATTTTGCGATCAAAATGGTCCGGCGCTTCGTCCTATCACACCCGCCGCCTTGTTGAAATGTGCATGGGGGCAGTTCGCGCCTTCCATGACGAAAATTTTGCACTTTCTCGCACCTTGTTTGATAAAACGCTTGAAGCGTACCCGGACGACCCCAGTGCCTTGCACGGGCTCGCCCGGCTGGATCTCCACGATGGTCAGCTGGCTACGGCAGAAAAATTGGTTCGACGGGCAATCGAGATCAATCCGTCAGTCGACGAATTTCGCATGACCATGGCGCTCATTCTAGAAGCATCGCATAAATACGAAGAAGCACTTGCCTTTGCCCGGCAAGCGGGAATCAATCCGACATTTCAGGCTACTGCCGATGCACTCGCCCGACGCCTGCCTGTCACTGCCCGAGCAACACTTCCCGTCCAGCCTTCCGCTGCAGGTGTTCAACAACTGGGACGACTGGCACCGTGCCCATGCGGCAGCGGCCGTCGCTTTAAAGAATGTTGCGGAGCTATCCGGCCAAATCAAGAACCCACTATGGTCAATGCCAACCACAACTCTCGCGTTACGATCGTTATGACGATACGAGAGCGTTACAGTCTGACAATCCAGACCTTGAAGTCTATCCTGTCCAATACGCCTCCCATTTTCCGCCTCATTTTCGTGGACTACCTGTCGCCAATCTGGATTCAGGAGCAACTTGAAACGCTGGCCCGCCAATACGGGATTGAATTGGTACACACCGAAGACCCCCTCTGGCCCAATCAAGCCAGAATAAAAATTCTAGATCGAATATCGTCTGAATATACCGTATTCATCGACAACGATGTTCAGGTTGAACCGGGCTGGCTGGAGAAGTTAGTCGCCTGCGCAGATGAGACCGGTGCTGGCATTGTAGGGCCTCTGTACCTTTGGGGTGACGGCAAATCCGCGCCAAAAATTCACATGGCAGGCGGCAGACTTATTATTTACCCAGACATCGGCTGTGATGGAGTGATCATGGAAGAGGAGCATCAGCTCTTCAATCGCCGACCAGAGGAGGTGCAGGAACAGCTCTTCAGAAAACCCTGCGATTATGTTGAATACCACTGCATGCTGATTCGCACCCAACTCCTGCAGAAGCATGGCCTGCTCGACGACGGAATCGTCTCTGTCCACGAACATATTGATGCTGCACTTGCAGCTAAACGGCTGGGTTACGCCACTTACATGGAGCCTGCAGCGCGCGTGAACTACCTTGCTTTCGCTGATTTTCTGCTGGAAGACCTTCCCATTTTTAGATTGCGCTGGTCGCGCGAAGCGGGCGAACAAAGCATTCTGAATTTTGCAAAAAAATGGGGTGTCTGCGACGACCAACGTTCTTTTGGCGGAGTACGTATTTTTCTGAGCAAGCATGTTGGCCACATCGATCCGCTCAGAGCAAATATCCCTCCATGCCAAGAGTGGAACACTACTATGCGCAAGGAAGAACTGCAGCAGACCCGTTCAGGCTTGCTGGATATGGCCATAGAGCACGGTTATCAAGCCGCAGAACTTGCCTTGCTAAGCAAGGCCTATTTCACTGCACAAGCACTCATGACTGGCAGATATCGCTCATGTGGCCGACCCTTCATTAACCATCTAGCAGGTACCGCCAGCGTGCTCCTGCGCTATGATTTTCGGATTGAAGTCGTGATGGCTGGGCTGCTGCACGCGGCATACACCCATTGCCCTGCACATCCGGAAGGCAAGCAGGCAGCGCGTGAGGATGTGTGCAGTAAACTCGGTGGCGAGGGCAACAAGGTGGAACGTCTGGTCAGAGGCTATACGCTCCGGGGAATGAAATCGCCGAAAAATCAGGTCGAAGTGACGGATGCCGGGCGAATCAGTATTTTCGATGCCGAAGTACAGATGATCTCCCTTGCCAACGAGATTGATATGTACCTGAGTGGTGAAACCCGCTACTCGCCACCTCGTAATGATGAAATGACTCCAGCACAACTGGATGTGGCTAGCAAAATTTGCGAGATTATTGGGGTAAGCGGCATGTCCCGCAGCCTGCAGCAAGGACGTAGTGATAATCGGCTACCACCTCCGTTCAGCCTGCTCACCCAACAAACCATGAGCTATCAGCTCAATCGAGAGCATTCTGCAATTATGCCATGCCTGACAACGTCGAATTCGTTTCCCTCTGAATAA
- a CDS encoding GlcG/HbpS family heme-binding protein — translation MISRVTSTLIFATLVTASNAHAQVRTVRDIPTALAVEAVAAAVADCSSKGYNVTGIVVDRAGQLKALQRADNAGPHSIDSSRKKAYTALTTKNSTTRLMENTQKNPAAANLVFINDFIAVGGGVPMQVEGETIGAIGIGGAPGGHLDEQCAEAGIAKIKDRLK, via the coding sequence ATGATTTCACGCGTCACAAGCACTCTCATTTTCGCAACGCTCGTTACTGCCAGCAATGCTCACGCACAGGTTCGCACCGTCCGAGATATTCCGACTGCACTGGCAGTTGAAGCCGTCGCCGCCGCCGTCGCTGACTGCTCTTCGAAAGGCTATAACGTCACCGGAATTGTGGTCGACCGCGCTGGACAGCTCAAGGCACTGCAACGTGCAGACAACGCCGGCCCGCATTCAATCGACAGCAGCCGCAAGAAAGCATACACCGCTCTTACGACCAAAAATTCGACCACGCGGCTAATGGAAAATACACAGAAGAATCCCGCAGCTGCTAATCTTGTCTTCATAAATGATTTCATTGCCGTGGGTGGTGGAGTACCCATGCAAGTGGAAGGCGAAACAATTGGTGCCATTGGCATTGGTGGTGCACCTGGCGGCCATCTGGATGAGCAGTGCGCGGAGGCAGGAATCGCTAAGATTAAGGATCGCTTGAAGTAA